Within Sporosarcina sp. PTS2304, the genomic segment AGCTTCTTGAAAAGGAAGGCAAATCAGAGGAAGTGAAGCCGGTCTTTGCTGAATCGTATATTTTTCAAGATATGCGCATGCAAGTACGCGACGAACGCAGTGAAATGGTGGAACAATTGACAGCGAAAATGACATCCCCAGATTCCTCCGCAGATGAAAAAAATGAATTGTTCAATGAAATTGCTGATTTACGAAAAGTCAGTTCGACAGAAGCGTTAATGGAAATGCAAATTCAAGCACTCGGATATCCAGAAGTATTCGTCCGGGCGGAAGAAGAGCGAGTGAATGTCACCGTACTGTCTACTGAAAGCCACTCAACGAAAATGGCGGATGAAATTACGCAGTATGTTTTATCTAGTTGGGATGGCGCACAAACAGTAAAAGTAGATTTTGCGGAAACGAAGGAATAACATGAAAAATCAGTAGCTACTATTAGCTGCTGATTTTTTTATATACTATCAAAACTGTAGATTCACTATATGATATATCATTCATTCATTTACAAGTGAGTTCGACTATGGCAGTTGGATGGAGTAAGGCTAACTTGAAGTGTCTTACGGCTTGCGCTTCTAGACGATACGCTTTCCGGAGGGGACGCGGCGGATCGTCAAGCGCTGCGAGTTACACCTGTCAAATGCAAAGATGTGCTCCTTCTCGCTACGCTTCACTCGCAAAAGCCGTCCTTCGCTACCGCTTTCCTAATCCTCTCGGAGTCGATCGTCCTCCAGCTTCAGCCGTACTTAGCGTAGGCAAGACAGTTTGATCACTCTTTGTATGTGGTGAAGACTACGTGGGCTTGTCTGCTACTTCATGTTCGTTTATTAGATGGAGCAAGGCTAACTTGAAGAGTCTTACGGCTTGCGCTTCCAGACGATACGCTTTCCGGAGGGGGCGCGGTGGACCGTCAAGCACTGCGAGTTACACCTGTCGCCCTTATCCTCCCGGAGTCGATCGTCTTCCAGCTTCAGCCGTACTTAGTGTAGGCAAGACAGTTTGATCACTCTTTGTATGTGGTGAAGACTACGTGGGCTTGTCTGCTACTTCATGTTCGTTTATTAGATGGAGCAAGGCTAACTTGAAGAGTCTTGCGGCTTGCGCTTCCAGACGATACGCTTTCCGGAGGGGGCGCGGTGGACCGTCAAGCACTGCGAGTTACACCTGTCGCCCTGATCCTCCCGGAGTCGATCGTCTTCCAGCTTCAGCCGTACTTAGTGTGTGTAAGACAGTTTGATCACTCTTTGTATGTGGTGAAGACTACGTGGGCTTGTCTGCTACTTCATGTTCGTTTATTAGATGGAGCAAGGCTAACTTGAAGAGTCTTGCGGCTTGCGCTTCCAGACGATACGCTTTCCGGAGGGGGCGCGGTGGACCGTCAAGCACTGCGAGTTACACCTGTCGCCCTGATCCTCCCGGAGTCGATCGTCTTCCAGCTTCAGCCGTACTTAGTGTGTGTAAGACAG encodes:
- a CDS encoding SpoIIIAH-like family protein, which codes for MKTSKRTVWFLTLLSLVAVISIYYAKKDVPMPFDGIAIFTKETKDATKLLEKEGKSEEVKPVFAESYIFQDMRMQVRDERSEMVEQLTAKMTSPDSSADEKNELFNEIADLRKVSSTEALMEMQIQALGYPEVFVRAEEERVNVTVLSTESHSTKMADEITQYVLSSWDGAQTVKVDFAETKE